One genomic region from Bubalus bubalis isolate 160015118507 breed Murrah chromosome 12, NDDB_SH_1, whole genome shotgun sequence encodes:
- the MCFD2 gene encoding multiple coagulation factor deficiency protein 2 isoform X2 produces MEHLEGVINKPEAEMSPQELQLHYFKMHDYDGNNLLDGLELSTAITHVHKEEGSEQAPMNEDELINLIDGVLRDDDKNNDGYIDYAEFAKSLQ; encoded by the exons ATGGAGCATCTCGAAGGTGTCATCAACAAACCAGAGGCGGAGATGTCCCCACAAGAGCTGCAGCTCCATTATTTCAAAATGCATGATTATGATGGCAATAATCTGCTTGACGGCCTAGAACTCTCCACGGCCATCACTCATGTTCATAAGGAG GAGGGAAGTGAGCAGGCACCAATGAACGAAGATGAGCTGATCAACTTAATAGATGGTGTTTTGAGAGACGATGACAAGAACAATGATGGATACATCGACTATGCCGAATTTGCAAAATCCCTGCAGTAG
- the MCFD2 gene encoding multiple coagulation factor deficiency protein 2 isoform X1, producing MRSLRLLRIPFLCGLLWAFCAPGARAEEPGASSSHHGSMGLDKNTVHDQEHIMEHLEGVINKPEAEMSPQELQLHYFKMHDYDGNNLLDGLELSTAITHVHKEEGSEQAPMNEDELINLIDGVLRDDDKNNDGYIDYAEFAKSLQ from the exons ATGAGATCTCTGCGACTGCTCAGAATCCCCTTCCTGTGTGGCTTGCTCTGGGCCTTTTGTGCCCCGGGTGCCAGGGCCGAGGAGCCCGGGGCCAGCTCCTCCCATCACGGCAGCATGGGCCTGGATAAGAACACAGTGCATGACCAAGA GCATATCATGGAGCATCTCGAAGGTGTCATCAACAAACCAGAGGCGGAGATGTCCCCACAAGAGCTGCAGCTCCATTATTTCAAAATGCATGATTATGATGGCAATAATCTGCTTGACGGCCTAGAACTCTCCACGGCCATCACTCATGTTCATAAGGAG GAGGGAAGTGAGCAGGCACCAATGAACGAAGATGAGCTGATCAACTTAATAGATGGTGTTTTGAGAGACGATGACAAGAACAATGATGGATACATCGACTATGCCGAATTTGCAAAATCCCTGCAGTAG